A window of Pseudomonas denitrificans (nom. rej.) genomic DNA:
TCGGCACTGGACAAGAACCTGCGCGAGCAGCTGCAGGCCGAACTGCAGCGCATCCACCGCCAGGTCGGCACCACCTTCGTTTTCGTCACCCACGACCAGAACGAAGCCCTCGCCCTGTCCACCCGCATCGCCATCTTCAACCGCGGCCAACTGGCCCAGGTCGACGACCCGCAGACCATCTACAACCAGCCCAGCAACCGCTTCGTCGCCGAGTTCCTCGGCAAGATGAACCTGTTCCCGCTGAGCCAGGTGGGCCGCGCCGGCGAGCTGGCCTGCGGACGCTTCGGCGAGGCCGAGCTGCGCGCCGGCTACTCGCCGGCCGTGCAGGCCGAAGCACCGCTGCTGGCCGTGCGTCCGGAACACATGCAGCTGCATAGCGTGCCGCCGCAGGTGAACGGCCACAACGTGGTGCAGGCGGTGCTCACCGCCAAGACCTACCAGGGCGCCAGCACCGAGCTGTGCCTGGGTGCCGGCAGCGAGGGCAAGCAACCGATGAGCCTGGCCGTGCATGCCGACCACCAGGCCTCGCGCCTGGAACAGGGCGCCAAGGTCTGGCTGAGCTGGCCCATCGAGAAAAGCCTGCTGATCGCCTGAGTCGCCGAACGCGTTCGTCCCCTATTCGCCATCCCACCTGATCGGGAGCTGCACCCATGTTCAATCCTCACCAGCAAGATTGCATCGAAGTCCTCATCGAAAAGACCCGCCGCGGGCAGATCGACCGCCGCACCTTCCTCAAGGGCATGGGCCTGATGGCGGCCCTGCCGCTGGCCTTGCGCAGCGGCGTGAGCTTCGCCGCCGGCGACAAGCCGCTGGTGGTGGTGAACTGGGGCGGCGACGCCATCAAGGCGTTCGGCAAGGCCTGGACCGAGGGCTTCTCCAAGGCCACCGGCATCCCGGTGAAGATCGACGGCAGCGGCCCCACCGAAGGCGCCATCCGCACCCAGCTGTCCAGCGGCCGGGTGAGCTGGGACGTGGTCGACGCGGAAAGCTCGATCCTGCAGAACCTGGGCAAGGAAGGGCTGGTGCAGGCCATCGACTACAACGTCGTCTCGAAGGACAAGGTGCTGCCCGGCTTCGCCTACGAATACGGCATCGCCGACTACATGCTCAGCTACGTGATCGCCTACGACAGCGAGCGCTTCGGCGACAAGGTGCCCAAGACCTGGGCCGACTTCTGGACGTGAAGACCTTCCCCGGCAAGCGCACCCTCTACAAGTGGATGAACGGCATGCTCGAGGCCGCGCTGCTGGCCGACGGCGTGGCGCCGGACAAGCTCTACCCGCTGGACGTGGCTCGCGCCATGAAGAAGATCGAGGAGCTCAAGCCCCACGTGCTGGCCTTCTGGGGCTCGGGCGCGGAGACCCAGCAGCTGCTGATCGAGGGCGAAGTGTCCATGGGCGCCATCTGGAACACCCGCGCCCAGGTGATCACCGAGGACAGCGAAGGCCGCATCAAGTGGACCTTCGACAACGCCCTGCTGGGCTGCAGCAACTGGGGCGTGCTCAAGGGCAACCCGGCCGGCACCGAGGCGGCCATGAAGTTCATCGCCTACGCCCAGGACCCGCAGTCCCAGGTCGAGCTGTTCAAGATGTTCGGCAACGGCCCGGCCAACCCCGCCGCCGCCGCGCTGATCCCGGACGACCGCAAGCACCTGAACTGCACCGATCCGTCCAACCTGCCCAAGCAGGTGATGCTCAGCCACGAGTGGTACACCGACCACTACGCGGCGACCCTGGAGCAGTACCTGACCCACATTTCCAAGTGACGCGGAGCGCAGGTCATGGCCGATAACGCCCCCTCGCGGCTCAAGCTGGGCGCCCTGCTGCTGCCGCTGCCGGTGGTTCTGATCGTGTTCTACGTACTGCCCTTCCTCGGCGTGCTCGGCTGGAGCGTGACCCTGCCGGAGCCGGGATCGAGCAGTACCAGCGGATCATGACGGACCCGGCGATCCACGACGTGCTCTGGCGGACCTTCCGCCTGTGCACCACGGTCAGCGTGATCTCCCTGCTGATCGCCTACCTGATGGCCTACTGCTGGGTCTACAGCCCGCCGTTCTGGCAGCGCGTGGTGGAAATCTGCGTGTTCATCCCGTTCTGGCTGTCGGTGCTGGTGCGCGCCTTCGGCTGGCTGATCGCGCTGCGCAGCAACGGCCTGCTCAACGACTGGTTGCAGTACCTGGGCATAACCAGCGAGCCGTTGCAGCTCACCCGCAACGAGATGGGCGTGGTGATCGGCATGGTGCACTTCATGGTGCCCTTCGCGCTGTTCCCGCTGGTATCGACCATGCGCCGCCTGGACCCGCGCGTGCTGCTGGCCGCGCGCGGCCTGGGCGCCGGGCAGATGCGCACCTTCTGGAGCATCTTCGTGCCGCAGACCATTCCCGGCATCCTCGGCGCCTTCATCATCGTCTTCGTGTTCTGCCTGGGCTTCTTCATCACCCCGGCGATCCTCGGCGGCGGACAGACCGTGATGGTGGCCGAGTACGTCTACCTGCAGATGTTCCAGACCAGCAACTGGGGCCTGGGTGCCGCGCTATCGGTGGTGCTGCTGGCGCTGGTCAGCGGGATGATCTGGGCGCTGCTGCGCATGACCCGCGTCGACAAGCTGGTCGGCTGAGGACTCAACGATGAACGCACACGAAACCAAAGCCCCCAGCCGCCTGCTGGCGACCATGGCGATGATCTTCATGGTCTTCCCGCTGCTGGCGGTGATCCCGGTGTCCTTCACCAGCAAGCGCTTCCTCTCGATGCCCAACGGCAACTGGTCGCTGCGCCATTACCAGGCGCTGCTGGACAGCCCGGAATGGCTCTCGGCGATCGGGCA
This region includes:
- a CDS encoding ABC transporter ATP-binding protein; this translates as MERQPQLRAIGIGKSYGSFNALDNVSIDIQQGEFLTLLGPSGSGKTTFLMILAGFQDPSRGKLEEGGADITRRPAEKRNFGMVFQGYALFPHMSIEDNVSFPLKIRGVKAEERNRRVRHMLDVVGLGEHLGKRPGELSGGQQQRVAIARALVFEPDMLLLDEPLSALDKNLREQLQAELQRIHRQVGTTFVFVTHDQNEALALSTRIAIFNRGQLAQVDDPQTIYNQPSNRFVAEFLGKMNLFPLSQVGRAGELACGRFGEAELRAGYSPAVQAEAPLLAVRPEHMQLHSVPPQVNGHNVVQAVLTAKTYQGASTELCLGAGSEGKQPMSLAVHADHQASRLEQGAKVWLSWPIEKSLLIA